GGGATCGCCCTCTCGGCGATCGATCTCGAGGCCGTCCGCTCGGTGGCCGCCGACGGCAGCGACCTCGACGCGGGCACCACCGGGCCCGACGCCCTGACCCGGGCTCTCGAGTGGGGCGCGGAGCAGCCGGAGGACCTCCCGCTCGCCGAGGCCTTCGCGGGCTCGGGGGCCGCCGACCCGGCGAGTGCCGAGCCGGGCCGCGGCGACGGCGACGCGGAGCGGGTGGCCGCCTACCTCGCCGGAGGCGCAGCACTGCGCACGGGCGCGGCGACGGCCGAGCTGTCGGCCTGGTACGGGCTCGGCGACGCCTCGGCCGCGACCACCGCCGAGGACCTGAGCGACGCCTCCGACGACCTCTACGCGAACGGTCTCGCACCCGTCGTCGAGACGCTGCTCGACGACGTGGAGGTGTCGCTCCGGGCCGCCGTCAGCGGCATCGGCTACGACGAGGACGGCGCGAGCGTGCGCCTGGCGACCGGCGAGTCCTTCACCGCCGACCGCGTCCTGGTCACCGTGCCGATCGGGGTGCTCAAGAGCGACGCGATCGCCTTCGACCCGGCCCTGCCGTTCGCGCACCGCGCGGCGATCGCGGCGCTCGGCGCGGGCGTCGTCGACTCGCTGTGGCTGCGCTTCGACGAGCCGTTCTGGGACACCGACGCGGTCACCGCATCGCGCTGGTCGCTCGTGGGCTCGGAGGCGGGCATCACCGAGTGGGTCAACCTGCAGCCGGTCACCGGCGAGGCGGTCCTGGTCGGCCTGTTCGGGGCGGATCAGGCGCTGTCGCTGCAGGCGCTGAGCGACGACGAGCTGCTCACGGTCGCGCAGACGGCGCTGGAGCCGTTCGCCGTCGTCCCCGGCTGACGAGCTCGCGCAGTCTCGCGAACGGGCCCCGCCACTCCGCCGCGCGGGGCGCGCCGAGCGGCCGCACGCGGCTGAGCGCGACGACGAACGCCGCGATGCCCGAGATCAGCCCGAGCACGATGACGTCGTAGAGCACGAAGGCGACGGGGCCGTCGACCTGGCCCGGGTCGAGGAAGAAGTACGGGTACCAGCCGATCAGCGCGCCGCGGACGAGGGTGATGACACCCCAGACGATCGGGAATCCGAGGACGGTGAGGGCCCAGCGCCAGCGCACCGGGTGCCGGCCCGGCGCCAGGATCCAGTCGAGGATCGCGAGCGCCGGGATCACGAAGTGCAGGAGCGCACTCGACCAGGGCACGTCGACGCGCACTCCGCGGTTGTTCGCCTCGACCGCGATCAGTCCGAAGACGATGCCCGAGACGACGATGTAGGTCAGCACCAGGGCTCGGACGCTGCTGAGCCAGCGCGGCTCGCGCTCGCGGGCCAGGGCGACGAGCCCCGAGAGGGCGAGCACGACGACTCCGGCCATGTTCGACTGGGTCGTGAAGTAGGCGAAGAAGTTGTCGATCTGGAACGCGCGGAAGCCGAGCGTGTAGAGGAAGTCGGCGACGAGCCCCACGACACCGGTGCCCGCGAGTGCGAGTCGGAGGATCGCGAACGCCTTCCGCACACCGCTCCGATCCGTCGCACCCCGCCCGGGCGGGCCGGACCATCGTGCGATTCTACGGTCGGCTCGCTCGGAGCTCCCCACGCGTCGACCGCGGGCGGGGCGTCAGCGATACCGTGCACTATGCCGTTCACCCCGAGCCACGCCGTCGTCGCACTGGCGTTCTCGAACGGGCGGATCCCGGCGGCCGCGGTGGCCGTCGGCGCGATGGCACCCGACGTCGGCCTCTACCTGCCGGTGCGCTGGGCGCGGGAGTCGACCCACTCGCTCCTCGGCGTCGTGACGGTCGACCTGCTCCTCGGCGCCGTCTGCCTCGTGCTGTGGAACCTGCTGCTCGCCCCGGCCTGGCGCGACCTCGCCCCCTGGATCGTGCGGGTGCGCCTCCGCCCCCGCCCGCCGCGACCGAGGGGTGCGCGCGCGTGGACCGCGGCGCTGCTGCTGACGGCGGCCGGCCTCGTGATCGGATCGGCGAGCCACGTGCTCTGGGACGGCTTCACGCACGTGGGCGGGCCGTTCGTGGCGGCGATGCCCTTCCTCGAGCAGCGGATCGGGCCGTTCCCCGGCTACAAGTGGGCGCAGTACGCGAGCGGAGTGCTCGGTCTGCTCGGCCTCTGCATCGGCGCGGCCGTCTGGTACGTCGCCCGGAAGCCGCACCTGATCGAGACCGACGCGCGCGGGCCTGCGCGCCTGGCCGCGTGGACCACCGTGCTCGCGGCAGCGGTCGTGCCGGCCGGCATCGTGCTCGCGGGCACCGGCCTCGACCCGTTCGAGGAGGAGTACCGCTCGTACGTCGTCGACGCGGCGATCCTCGTCATCACCTGGAGCGTCCTGGCCGTCGTCGGCGTGGCGCTGCTCTGGCGGCTCGCCGTCGCTCC
The genomic region above belongs to Rathayibacter sp. VKM Ac-2759 and contains:
- a CDS encoding DUF4184 family protein, with product MPFTPSHAVVALAFSNGRIPAAAVAVGAMAPDVGLYLPVRWARESTHSLLGVVTVDLLLGAVCLVLWNLLLAPAWRDLAPWIVRVRLRPRPPRPRGARAWTAALLLTAAGLVIGSASHVLWDGFTHVGGPFVAAMPFLEQRIGPFPGYKWAQYASGVLGLLGLCIGAAVWYVARKPHLIETDARGPARLAAWTTVLAAAVVPAGIVLAGTGLDPFEEEYRSYVVDAAILVITWSVLAVVGVALLWRLAVAPPPEARTDPS
- a CDS encoding Pr6Pr family membrane protein yields the protein MRKAFAILRLALAGTGVVGLVADFLYTLGFRAFQIDNFFAYFTTQSNMAGVVVLALSGLVALAREREPRWLSSVRALVLTYIVVSGIVFGLIAVEANNRGVRVDVPWSSALLHFVIPALAILDWILAPGRHPVRWRWALTVLGFPIVWGVITLVRGALIGWYPYFFLDPGQVDGPVAFVLYDVIVLGLISGIAAFVVALSRVRPLGAPRAAEWRGPFARLRELVSRGRRRTAPAPSARP
- a CDS encoding NAD(P)/FAD-dependent oxidoreductase, which encodes MTIGRRTFLSGAATGVGLLVLAGCTPPRPTPTRSVTKAPVPTPSTTAVPTPAAFVRSTWGTDPYALGSASYLPVGATPEHRDDLAQNVLDRLFFAGEATDTEAPATLQGAWNSGVRAAGEIAAIAAEGERIAIIGAGLAGAVAARRLVDAGYDVTLVEARERVGGRIQTSTPDGWPIAVDSGAWALTGAGPSLRESALDAGIALSAIDLEAVRSVAADGSDLDAGTTGPDALTRALEWGAEQPEDLPLAEAFAGSGAADPASAEPGRGDGDAERVAAYLAGGAALRTGAATAELSAWYGLGDASAATTAEDLSDASDDLYANGLAPVVETLLDDVEVSLRAAVSGIGYDEDGASVRLATGESFTADRVLVTVPIGVLKSDAIAFDPALPFAHRAAIAALGAGVVDSLWLRFDEPFWDTDAVTASRWSLVGSEAGITEWVNLQPVTGEAVLVGLFGADQALSLQALSDDELLTVAQTALEPFAVVPG